In Ogataea parapolymorpha DL-1 chromosome I, whole genome shotgun sequence, the following are encoded in one genomic region:
- a CDS encoding Dolichyl-phosphate beta-glucosyltransferase, with amino-acid sequence MSLAVLATVAAGVVISVYLVVFLLRHSPRKPYDSELQYITNGTAGRFKLPPRNSPPSENIEITVVVPCFNEHGRLRAMLAECIEHLEARFPGQYEIIIVDDGSSDGTAEYAVDLAAELGLKPHVLRVVQFVRNRGKGGAVTHGMQFGRGKYAIFADADGASKFSDLDKLLESIRRLDRNEPETRAAVAIGSRAHMVNTDAVVKRSFVRNFLMYALHALVFVFGIRTIKDTQCGFKLFNKAAVAKIFPKMHTEGWIFDVELLILAINQHIPVDEIAISWHEVDGSKMVLARDSITMAIDLVVTRLAYILGIY; translated from the exons atgTCGCTGGCCGTTCTAGCCACCGTTGCCGCGGGTGTGGTGATAAGC GTGTACCTCGTGGTGTTTCTGCTCAGGCACAGCCCGAGAAAGCCCTACGACAGCGAATTGCAATACATAACAAACGGCACCGCTGGTCGATTCAAGCTTCCGCCACGCAACTCGCCTCCCAGCGAGAATATCGAGATTACCGTCGTGGTTCCCTGTTTTAACGAGCACGGCCGGCTCCGTGCCATGCTTGCCGAGTGCATCGAGCATCTGGAGGCTCGGTTCCCTGGTCAATACGAGATCATCATTGTGGATGATGGTTCGAGCGACGGGACGGCAGAGTACGCTGTGGACCTGGCTGCGGAGCTGGGACTGAAGCCGCATGTGTTGCGCGTGGTGCAATTTGTGAGAAACCGGGGCAAGGGCGGCGCTGTGACCCACGGGATGCAGTTCGGCCGGGGAAAATATGCCATTTTCGCTGACGCGGACGGAGCGTCGAAATTCAGCGACTTGGACAAACTGCTCGAAAGTATCCGGCGGCTGGACAGGAACGAGCCTGAGACGCGTGCTGCCGTCGCCATTGGCTCCAGAGCACACATGGTGAACACGGACGCCGTGGTGAAACGGTCGTTTGTGCGCAACTTTCTGATGTATGCTTTGCACGCTCTGGTGTTTGTTTTTGGCATTCGCACCATCAAGGACACGCAGTGCGGCTTTAAGCTCTTCAACAAGGCCGCCGTCGCCAAGATCTTCCCGAAAATGCACACCGAGGGCTGGATATTTGACGTTGAGCTGCTGATCCTCGCCATCAACCAGCATATTCCTGTTGACGAGATCGCGATCAGCTGGCACGAGGTCGACGGCTCCAAGATGGTGCTTGCCCGCGACTCCATCACCATGGCTattgatctcgtcgtcaCCCGTCTGGCATATATTCTTGGTATATACTGA
- a CDS encoding Protein TOS1, whose translation MLFNKATLLTVFSAIWATAHAGCSYEDGNYYCSQTNAIVYEGIGYSGSYSDVTDIDESSCQCSSQTKSFSGTLSPLDEELSVHFRGPLKLLQFGVYYPSSSSSKMKRDEEDEEDEECQTTVHAHHHHRRAIDYVSVTATVYVDQNGNTISGTTSASTAEMKVITSESAASSTAEAVPTSYGNDETTSKTTSKSSSSSSSSSSSAASTSSSSSSSSGSGWSRSSYFTPGSKSNVTFLNHKGGSGSGTFSYCFGNSISYCGSDGKSASSSSVALDEVTIDSNVEFLIMSGVDCDDSSAGDCGYYRSGIPAYHGFAGATKMFVFEFQMPTATDSATTNYDMPAIWLLNAKIPRTLQYGSADCSCWSTGCGELDLFEILSSGSSKLISHLHDGQGDNGSSSGGGGTQDYFKRPTDSSMKAAAIFYDGEVHIVVLDDDVDFSDSLDTDTVSGWLNKSGSTASI comes from the coding sequence ATGTTATTCAACAAAGCTACGCTCCTTACCGTGTTTTCAGCCATCTGGGCCACTGCCCATGCCGGATGCTCGTACGAGGACGGCAACTACTACTGTTCCCAGACAAATGCCATCGTCTACGAAGGCATCGGTTACTCTGGCTCCTATTCTGATGTCACcgacatcgacgagtcCTCGTGCCAGTGTTCTTCGCAGACCAAGTCGTTCTCTGGCACGCTGTCTCctttggacgaggaactTTCTGTGCACTTCAGAGGTCCTTTGAAGTTGCTGCAATTTGGTGTCTACTATCcatcttcctcttcttcgaagatgaagagagacgaggaggacgaggaggacgaggaatgCCAAACCACTGTCCATGCTCATCATCACCACAGAAGAGCTATTGACTACGTTTCTGTCACCGCGACCGTGTACGTCGACCAGAACGGCAACACGATCAGCGGTACCACCAGTGCATCCACTGCAGAGATGAAGGTCATCACCAGTGAGAGTGCTGCTTCTTCGACTGCCGAAGCAGTTCCTACTTCTTACGGAAACGATGAGACCACTTCCAAGACTACCTCGAAGAGtagctcttccagctcgtcgtcttcctcttcggCCGCttccacctccagctcgtcgtcttcttcttctggatccGGATGGAGCAGATCTTCCTACTTCACTCCAGGCTCCAAAAGCAATGTCACTTTCCTCAATCACAAGGGTGGTTCTGGATCCGGCACTTTCTCCTACTGTTTCGGTAACTCGATCTCCTACTGCGGTTCCGACGGTAAGTCcgcctcttcttccagcgTCGCTCTTGACGAGGTCACCATCGACTCGAACGTCGAGTTCCTTATCATGTCTGGCGTGGACTGTGACGACTCTTCTGCTGGAGACTGTGGCTACTACAGATCGGGCATCCCAGCCTACCACGGTTTCGCCGGTGCTACCAAGATGTTTGTGTTCGAGTTCCAAATGCCTACTGCCACCGActctgccaccaccaaCTACGACATGCCAGCTATCTGGCTGCTCAACGCCAAGATTCCAAGAACTCTTCAATACGGCAGTGCAGACTGCTCTTGTTGGTCTACTGGTTGTGGAGAGCTAGATCTGTTTGAGAttctttcttctggatccaGCAAGCTGATCTCCCACCTCCACGACGGCCAGGGCGACAAcggctcttcctctggCGGAGGAGGAACGCAGGACTACTTCAAGAGACCTACTGACTCCTCCATGAaggctgctgccattttCTACGACGGAGAGGTCCACATTGTTGTgcttgacgacgacgtcgactTCAGCGACTCTCTCGACACCGACACTGTGTCTGGGTGGCTGAACAAGTCTGGCTCTACTGCCAGCATTTGA
- a CDS encoding Conserved hypothetical secreted protein, protein MMLIRHFSTAICRCAKVDSSAKSARAIANSIVQNMNSNTLPNKNLATSNSAIDAARYFDSLQAQNFFEHAEYKQLPDDSQFIEKHYDELRHYREKLGKSFGEFGSASELFRELSKFKPKFGSRNTRTVPDTEVLQDMDQLAVVKFDRFINDLAITLRLNGGHLFTLDLLLHNKELFDSFEQEKK, encoded by the coding sequence ATGATGCTGATCAGACACTTTAGTACGGCCATCTGCAGATGTGCTAAGGTCGACTCGTCGGCCAAGAGCGCGCGCGCAATTGCCAACTCGATCGTCCAAAACATGAACTCCAATACGCTCCCAAACAAAAACCTCGCCACAAGCAATTCAGCCATCGACGCGGCCCGCTACTTTGACAGTCTCCAGGCACAAAACTTCTTTGAACACGCCGAATACAAGCAGCTACCGGACGACTCGCAGTTTATCGAGAAACACTACGACGAGCTCAGACACTACAGAGAGAAGCTGGGCAAGTCCTTTGGCGAATTTGGCAGTGCTAGCGAGCTGTTCCGCGAGCTGAGCAAGTTCAAGCCGAAATTCGGGTCCCGGAACACGCGCACGGTGCCCGACACAGAGGTGTTGCAGGATATGGACCAGCTGGCTGTTGTCAAGTTTGATCGCTTTATCAACGACCTGGCCATTACGCTGCGGCTCAACGGCGGCCATCTGTTTAcgctggacctgctgtTGCATAATaaggagctgtttgacagctttgagcaggagaagaaatGA
- a CDS encoding trans-2-enoyl-CoA reductase, mitochondrial: MSRSFSSSAVANSIRAKVMLYSQYGQPDQVLRCVSHELPSSPKGKEVLLQTIACPINPSDINQIQGVYPSRPELKVQYGQSEPVAVGGNEGLFKVLAVGDQVSGLKEGDWVIPSNVNFGTWRSHVLSEESALMKMEKTISANQAATIAVNPSSAYQMLTLFEELKPGDWFIQNGGNSQVGRSAIQIGKKLGLNSISIVRNRDNLKELVDELTALGATKVITEEENASKEFGKTIAEWTNGKPIKLALNCVGGDNCTNMVRKLGQDGTLVTYGGMSMKPVTIPTTLFIFKNITAKGFWVSANIKRIPGSRENTIKAVQKMMEDGDLVDVKMYENPVSADASEEEVYQAFQKALANSNKGKQLVVFS, translated from the coding sequence ATGTCGAGATCATTTAGCTCCTCTGCTGTTGCCAATTCCATCAGGGCTAAGGTCATGCTCTATTCGCAATACGGCCAGCCTGACCAAGTTCTCAGATGCGTGTCTCACGAACTACCTTCCTCACCAAAGGGCAAGGAGGTTCTGTTGCAGACCATTGCTTGTCCAATCAACCCTTCGGACATCAACCAGATCCAGGGCGTCTATCCATCGAGACCAGAGCTAAAGGTGCAATACGGCCAGTCTGAGCCTGTCGCAGTTGGAGGAAACGAGGGCCTGTTTAAGGTGTTGGCCGTGGGAGACCAGGTGTCAGGCCTCAAGGAGGGCGATTGGGTCATTCCAAGCAACGTAAACTTCGGCACCTGGAGATCTCACGTTTTGTCCGAGGAATCTGCCCTCATGAAGATGGAAAAGACCATCTCGGCAAACCAGGCCGCCACCATTGCCGTTAATCCGTCAAGCGCATATCAGATGCTGACGCtgttcgaggagctcaagccGGGTGACTGGTTCATTCAAAACGGAGGCAACTCGCAGGTTGGCCGCTCTGCGATCCAGATCGGAAAGAAGCTCGGCCTCAACTCCATCTCCATCGTCAGAAACAGAGACAACCTCAAGGAGTTGGTCGATGAGCTCACCGCCTTGGGAGCAACCAAGGTCATCACCGAGGAGGAAAACGCTTCCAAAGAGTTTGGCAAGACCATTGCTGAGTGGACCAACGGCAAGCCAATCAAACTGGCTCTCAACTGTGTTGGAGGTGATAACTGCACCAACATGGTGAGAAAACTCGGCCAGGACGGTACTCTCGTCACCTACGGAGGCATGTCCATGAAACCAGTCACAATTCCAACCACTCTGTTCATCTTTAAGAACATCACTGCCAAAGGATTCTGGGTCTCTGCCAACATCAAGCGCATTCCAGGCTCTAGAGAGAATACTATTAAGGCTGTCCAGAAAATGATGGAGGACGGCGACCTCGTGGACGTGAAAATGTACGAGAACCCAGTCTCAGCTGACGCATCTGAGGAAGAGGTGTATCAGGCCTTCCAGAAGGCCCTGGccaactccaacaagggcaaacagctggttgtGTTCTCATAG
- a CDS encoding Fe-S cluster assembly protein DRE2, producing the protein MPSILLLIHPTVVTEPEQVEQTKRHLIASNPEADLVQHVVDRVALGQQTLDANTYKLIHYLAPEEAKRNKFTSSLIAQLYDSLIPGGQFTGLIPADCALEAIMAGFVIADDEKSWQKPQSTKPVPVAVPLKSRGRNKSPTRRLPLFKKLASPPTLTDSSEFDEDDSDGVEQSKLKETKLVFFEDSESETEVGDSYIDENELLKSADLGLSENLVTPVQCTTTGKKRRKACKDCTCGLREKEEEEERNQRSVQDSILSKMARSATDEAIQIEKRLQAKRDEARRQLGEKIKFSDTDMTEVDFTIEGKTGGCNSCALGDAFRCDGCPFLGLPAFKPGQVVTLDSFGEDI; encoded by the coding sequence ATGCCATCCATACTACTTCTTATCCATCCCACGGTCGTCACGGAGCCTGAACAGGTCGAGCAGACCAAAAGACACCTGATAGCATCAAACCCCGAGGCAGACCTGGTCCAGCATGTGGTAGACCGCGTGGCTCTTGGCCAACAGACGTTGGATGCCAACACTTACAAGCTGATTCATTATCTTGCGCCAGAAGAGGCCAAACGGAACAAGTTCACGTCAAGTTTAATTGCTCAGTTGTACGACTCGCTTATACCAGGGGGCCAGTTCACGGGTTTGATTCCGGCAGATTGTGCTCTGGAGGCCATCATGGCGGGCTTTGTGATtgccgacgacgagaagaGCTGGCAGAAACCACAATCGACAAAGCCTGTGCCTGTTGCCGTGCCTCTCAAATCGCGGGGACGGAATAAATCGCCTACGAGAAGATTGCCGCTGTTCAAGAAACTTGCGTCGCCTCCTACGCTCACGGATTCGTCCGAGTTTGATGAGGACGACAGCGATGGCGTGGAGCAAAGCAAACTGAAGGAGACGAAGCTGGTGTTCTTCGAGGACTCGGAGTCTGAGACTGAGGTTGGCGACTCATAcatcgacgagaacgagctgctgaaaagcgCAGATCTTGGTTTGAGCGAGAACCTGGTGACGCCTGTGCAGTGCACCACGACGGGCAAAAAGAGACGGAAGGCCTGCAAAGACTGCACGTGTGGTCTCagagagaaagaggaggaggaggagcgcAACCAGCGGTCTGTGCAGGACAGCATTCTGAGCAAAATGGCGCGCTCGGCAACGGACGAGGCCATTCAGATCGAAAAACGGCTGCAGGCCAAGCGCGACGAGGCCAGACGCCAGCTGGGcgagaaaatcaagttTTCGGACACAGACATGACAGAGGTCGATTTCACGATCGAGGGAAAGACCGGCGGGTGCAACTCGTGCGCTCTGGGCGATGCGTTCAGATGCGACGGATGCCCGTTCCTGGGCCTTCCTGCGTTCAAGCCCGGCCAAGTGGTGACGCTCGACTCGTTTGGCGAGGACatttaa
- a CDS encoding 2-oxoglutarate dehydrogenase, mitochondrial, with protein sequence MLRFVAKNGLRSRVRSLIPARTLATGFDSFLQTNNANYIDEMYEAWSKDPKSVHVSWDAYFRNMNGNKPASTAFVAPPTLIPQPEGGIPHLVPSASGNVSEGILVHLKAQLLVRAYQVRGHQRAHIDPLGISFGDDKNTPPPRELTLDYYGFTEADLDKDITLGPGILPYFIKDGVTSMKLRDVIKTCEKIYCSSYGVEYVHIPSKQKCDWLRERIEIPTPFKFTPDQKRQILDRLMWSCEFENFLSTKFPNDKRFGLEGAESVVPGLKALIDTAVDLGVEDVVIGMPHRGRLNMLANVVRKPAEAIFSEFTGSKEFDEGSGDVKYHLGMNYVRPTTSGKTVNLSIVANPSHLEAEDPVVLGRTRAIQHYKNDVGEFKKALAVLLHGDAAFAGQGVVYETMGFTALPAYATGGTVHVIVNNQIGFTTDPRFARSTPYPSDIAKSINAPIFHVNADDVESVVYMFNLAAEWRAAFNSDVILDVVGYRKHGHNETDQPSFTQPLMYERIAHKKQVLDMYIDKLLKEGTFTEEDINEHKQWVWNTLEESFGKSKDYKPDSREWLTTPWEGFKSPKELATEVLPHLPTAISEEKVKHIGKVVSTVPEKFNLHRNLKRILGNRLKSIESGQGIDWSTGEALAFGSLAMEGYHVRVSGQDVERGTFSQRHAVLHDQKNEETYIPLKHLDENQGDFVISNSSLSEYGVMGFEYGYSLTSPDALVVWEAQFGDFANTAQVIIDQFIAAGESKWKQRSGVVLSLPHGYDGQGPEHSSGRLERYLQLCNEDPRYFPTPEKLERQHQDCNMQVAYPSTPASLFHILRRQMHRQFRKPLILFFSKSLLRHPLARSSIEEFTGDSHFQWLIEDVELGKSINDKAGIKRVVLCSGQVYTALHKRRQNLGDKETAFIKVEQLHPFPFAQLRDALLSYPALEDLVWCQEEPFNMGAYSYVTPRIETVLREAGLEKLGLRYAGRDPSASVAAGSKAMHTAEEEALLDQVFNN encoded by the coding sequence ATGCTTAGATTCGTTGCCAAAAACGGTCTTCGTTCCCGCGTGCGGTCGCTGATCCCGGCCAGAACGTTGGCCACTGGGTTTGACAGCTTTCTACAGACCAATAACGCCAATtacatcgacgagatgtATGAGGCATGGAGCAAAGATCCCAAGAGCGTGCATGTCTCGTGGGACGCATACTTCCGCAACATGAACGGCAACAAGCCGGCTTCCACTGCCTTTGTTGCCCCTCCCACTCTGATTCCCCAGCCTGAGGGAGGCATTCCTCATCTTGTGCCCTCTGCCTCTGGAAATGTCAGCGAGGGCATTCTGGTGCACCTGAAAGCTCAGCTGCTTGTGAGGGCGTACCAGGTGCGTGGCCACCAGAGAGCCCACATCGATCCGTTGGGAATTTCCTTTGGCGACGACAAAAACACCCCGCCACCAAGAGAGTTGACTCTTGACTACTACGGCTTCACCGAGGCCGACCTGGACAAAGACATCACGCTTGGTCCGGGTATTCTGCCATACTTCATCAAGGACGGCGTTACGTCTATGAAGCTCAGGGATGTGATCAAGACGTGCGAGAAGATATACTGCTCGTCGTACGGTGTTGAGTACGTCCACATCCCATCGAAGCAGAAGTGCGACTGGCTTCGTGAGAGAATAGAGATCCCCACGCCGTTCAAGTTCACTccagatcaaaaaagacAGATTCTTGATAGACTGATGTGGTCCTGTGAATTTGAGAACTTCCTATCCACCAAGTTCCCTAACGACAAGAGATTTGGTCTTGAGGGTGCCGAATCTGTTGTGCCGGGTCTGAAGGCCTTGATCGACACTGCTGTGGACCTTGGAGTCGAGGATGTTGTCATTGGTATGCCTCACAGAGGTAGACTCAACATGTTGGCCAACGTGGTTCGTAAGCCAGCCGAAGCCATTTTCTCCGAGTTTACGGGTTCGAAGGAGTTTGATGAAGGTTCCGGCGACGTGAAGTACCATCTGGGTATGAACTACGTCAGACCAACTACTTCGGGAAAAACTGTGAATTTGTCCATTGTCGCCAACCCGTCCCACTTGGAGGCCGAGGACCCAGTCGTTTTGGGAAGAACTAGAGCCATTCAGCATTACAAGAATGACGTCGGAGAGTTCAAGAAGGCACTGGCTGTGCTATTGCACGGTGACGCTGCGTTTGCCGGCCAGGGTGTCGTCTATGAAACCATGGGCTTTACTGCTTTGCCTGCCTACGCTACCGGAGGAACTGTTCACGTGATCGTGAATAACCAGATCGGTTTCACCACAGATCCTAGATTTGCCAGATCTACCCCTTACCCGTCCGACATTGCCAAGTCTATTAACGCGCCAATTTTCCACGTGAACGCTGACGATGTCGAGTCTGTTGTTTACATGTTCAATCTGGCTGCCGAGTGGAGAGCTGCTTTCAACTCGGACGTCATTTTGGACGTTGTTGGATACAGAAAGCACGGCCACAACGAGACCGATCAGCCTTCCTTCACGCAACCACTGATGTACGAGAGAATTGCACACAAGAAACAGGTGTTAGACATGTATATCgacaagcttttgaagGAGGGCACGTTTACAGAAGAGGACATCAACGAGCACAAACAATGGGTGTGGAACACATTGGAGGAATCTTTTGGCAAGTCGAAAGACTACAAGCCAGACTCAAGAGAGTGGTTGACTACGCCTTGGGAAGGATTCAAGTCGCCTAAGGAACTGGCTACAGAGGTTTTGCCTCATTTGCCTACCGCCATCTCTGAGGAGAAGGTTAAGCACATCGGAAAGGTTGTTTCGACCGTTCCTGAAAAGTTCAACTTGCATAGAAACCTCAAAAGAATTTTAGGAAACAGACTCAAGTCCATTGAGAGCGGCCAAGGTATCGACTGGTCCACTGGTGAAGCGCTGGCCTTTGGTTCTCTGGCTATGGAAGGATACCACGTTCGTGTGTCTGGACAGGATGTGGAAAGAGGTACTTTCTCTCAGAGACACGCTGTTTTGCACGACCAAAAGAACGAAGAGACCTACATTCCATTGAAACACCTTGACGAAAACCAAGGAGACTTCGTGATCAGCAACTCGTCTCTTTCTGAGTACGGTGTGATGGGATTCGAATACGGATACTCCTTGACTTCGCCAGACGCACTTGTTGTTTGGGAGGCCCAATTCGGTGATTTTGCCAACACTGCACAGGTCATTATTGACCAGTTcattgctgctggtgagTCCAAGTGGAAACAGAGATCCGGTGTTGTCCTCTCTCTGCCTCACGGTTACGATGGACAGGGACCAGAGCATTCTTCGGGAAGACTCGAGAGATACTTGCAGCTTTGTAATGAGGACCCTCGTTACTTCCCTACCCCAGAAAAGCTTGAGAGACAGCACCAAGACTGCAACATGCAGGTTGCGTACCCATCGACGCCAGCATCGTTGTTCCACATTCTGAGAAGACAGATGCACCGTCAGTTCAGAAAACCACTGATTCTGTTCTTCTCCAAGAGTCTGTTGAGACACCCATTGGCCAGATCGAGTATTGAAGAGTTCACAGGTGACTCTCACTTCCAATGGTTAATTGAGGACGTGGAGCTTGGAAAGAGCATAAATGATAAGGCCGGTATCAAGAGAGTTGTTTTGTGCAGCGGCCAAGTTTACACTGCTCTCCACAAGAGAAGACAGAATTTGGGAGACAAGGAGACCGCCTTCATCAAAGTGGAACAGCTGCATCCATTCCCATTTGCCCAGCTCAGAGACGCTCTGCTGTCGTACCCTGCTCTTGAGGACCTCGTGTGGTGTCAAGAGGAGCCATTCAACATGGGAGCCTACTCTTATGTTACTCCGAGAATCGAGACCGTGTTAAGAGAGGCCGGTCTTGAGAAGTTGGGTCTGAGATACGCAGGAAGAGACCCTTCGGCCTCTGTTGCAGCAGGATCCAAGGCCATGCACActgccgaggaggaggcccTGCTTGACCAGGTGTTTAACAATTAA
- a CDS encoding Conserved hypothetical membrane protein, translated as MDPFYDVYNDGLVQLERLRSTSPNSLDFNNIKTELIETIGDLTNALEVIQQSKNRAKTGNGNDTFAHIDAAELHSREAKLQDLKSQFSDVLKSVNLPGHYSDNPFEDPPPIDQQYTQQLLQEQDDIISKDLTKSIQNLHQQALTIGNELDYHQELLEDVEQDIDRLNFKMVNHGIKRINRFLETNERGGNCCIAVLVAVLVIILVLLIVL; from the coding sequence atGGATCCCTTTTATGACGTCTACAACGACGGCCTTGTCCAATTGGAGCGGCTCAGGTCCACGTCACCAAACTCGTtggatttcaacaacattAAAACAGAGCTCATAGAAACTATCGGCGACCTCACAAACGCCCTGGAGGTGATACAGCAGTCTAAGAACCGGGCCAAAACAGGCAACGGAAACGACACTTTCGCCCACATAGACGCTGCAGAACTGCACTCGCGCGAGGCCAAATTGCAGGACCTCAAGTCGCAATTCAGCGACGTGCTCAAATCCGTCAATCTGCCCGGCCACTACTCAGACAACCCGTTCGAAGACCCGCCTCCAATCGATCAACAGTATACCCAgcagcttttgcaagagCAGGACGACATAATCTCAAAAGACCTCACGAAATCTATCCAGAATTTGCATCAGCAGGCTCTCACTATTGGAAATGAGCTCGACTACCAccaggaactgctggaGGACGTGGAACAGGATATTGACAGACTTAACTTCAAGATGGTGAACCATGGCATCAAAAGAATCAACAGGTTCCTCGAAACAAACGAACGGGGCGGCAATTGCTGTATTGCTGTGCTTGTCGCTGTGCTTGTAATTATTTTAGTGTTACTGATTGTGCTATAG